Within the Qingrenia yutianensis genome, the region TTTTTCATTTGTCATTTTCTTTGCATATGCACGAAGTTCTTCGAAAGTTTCAGGAAGAACAACATTTCCGCCAGCATCAACAAAGCCATTCTTTTTAAGCATATCAACATTGTATGCAATACCAAATGTGTTTATATAGTAGGGAACTGTATAGTATTTACCGTTCACCTTTGATTTAAGGCTTGATAATGCTTCTTCAGGTAAGCTGTCAAGATATTCCTGACCGCCTTCAATTTCATCAATAGCCATTATTTCACCGGATTCATAATATTTCTGCATAGACCATGTACTATACATATCCGGCTCTTGATGTGATGCAACTGCCATTTCTACAGTTTGTGAAAGATTACCTTCTTTTACAACATACTCAATTTCAACACCAAGTTCTTTTCCGCGAGTGTCGTTAAATTTTTCAACAAGCTCAAGCATATCTGTTTTCATATGTGAATCGCCGGTCCAAATAGTAACTTTTTCTAATCCGCCATCACTTGTCTTTTCTTTATCGCCACATCCAATAGAAGTTACAGCCAATGCAGCAATGCATACTGCTAAAACAATTTTTTTCAACATTTTCTTTTTCATAATATTCCCCATTCCGCCCTTTACAATACTGCAAAAAGGCTATAATATTTTATACCTTCAACAACTTAAATTACTCTGCATCAAAAAAATTGCCAAATGTTAAAAGCAATGGATAATCGTTAATTGGAATGTTTTTTAATATTGTAACACCATCTGCAAATTCTACCATATTTTCAGCAAGATCATAAACAGTTCCGTCAATCAAATCAACTAATTTTGGTTTGCCGGAAATACCCGTTTCAAATGTGACAGTTGAGAAAAAGTCACTTGTCATAATATCACTTCCATACCAGTAAGCAAAACCATAAGAACCGTTAGGTTTCTTAAAACCATAGCTTATAATATTTTCAGAAACATCAACTCCAATATTAAAACGCGATTCTTGCGGTTTAACAGCAAAAGGAAGTTTAACTTTCTCAAAATCATCTGCAAATATCGAAGCAATCGCCTGCAAAGCTTTATACGACGGTTTTGGTGTATATTCGCCAGTAGAAAAGCCTTCTTCGTCAAATTCTGCACTAAGCACACCAAAATATGCGTAATCCATATAACTACTCTTATCACCCACAAATCCTGAAAGTGCTTCAATCATATCCACACATGAAAAATATGATGCAAACTCAATATCAGCTGCCAAGTCTGTTATTGCGTGTCTTGCTAATACCTTAGCCTGTTTTTTCGGTGTCCAAGACCCCCAAGAAAGTTCTCCGTTTCCATCACTTCTTGATGGTGCACCGGTTTCACCCTGAACAATACCTATCGCTGGATTATGAATATTTACCATACCTCTTATAAGTTCTCTTCGGTCTATATATTTTTTATCATCAGGAGTGTAAATATGGTATGAGAAAAAGTCTATATAGTCTCCTATACCAACCCGAAAAGCATCATTTATAAATTTAATATTTCCTGTGCTTTCAACGCCACCAATAACCTTTGCATTTGGATTAGCCTTTTTAACCGCCTTAGATGTTCTTACAACAAACTCACCGTATTCCTTACCGTTAGTTTGATGCTCATTTGCAATATGTGTCCAGAACCAATTAGGTTCGTTCCATACTTCAAAATATTCTACTTTTCCTATGTATCTTTTTACGAGCTCGTAAACATATCTATCCCAGGCATTGCGTTCTTCTTCCGTTTCAATAGGAGGCACACCAATCGCTCCGTATACCTTTGCTGCTTCCTTAGTGTATAACCCATTTCCGTAAGCAAGACACATCCAAGGTTTTAATCCTCGATTAATAATATTCTCTACGATTTCGTCAAGCCAAGCAAAATCAAAAACACCTTTTTCCTTTTCGGTTCTTTGCCATCCGGATTGAAGACGTATCCATTTTACTCCTAGTTGAGCAACCTTATCATATGCTTTATTAGGGTCAAAAACAGCTCTGTCCAATTTTTCAAAACCGATACCTAATTTAGATTTTTCAACCTGTGCAGCACACTTTGGTTTAATATGTGCTGTTTCAGCTAACCTTATCACTTGAACCATTCCTTTGTATAATTATTTTCAATTATTTAATCCTTACATTAAAACAAAATGACACAACATAAATTTAGTTATATTGCTAAAAAAATAACGAATTAAATATAATTAATTGTAACATTTTTACTGTTCTATAAAATATCACTTAATACATATTTTCTTTAGAAATTTTACTTTTTCGAATTTTAACTGCAAAAATATTACTTATATATTACTACATCAAGACAGTTTCCGCTTCTATGTCTAACAACCGCAACAGAAGTATTCATACTGTCTTCAAAAAAAGTTATGCCGGGACTCATTTTGCCGTTTGTTATACGCTTTTGCAAGTTATTCTGCTTTGTATCATAAACATACATATGTTTTATAGGTTTGGCAAAACCATAGAGATTAGTACCATTTTCCATATCACTTATACTGTCTGCAAGAATTATTCCGCAATCGGTTGCTCCTATATTATATACATAACCTTTTTTTATGAAGTAATCTGACTGCACACTGTTAAATCCTGAATAACCATTGTTTATACTATATGTACCACTGTTTATATACGAAGGAATATCTCCCGTTTCACTATCGGAATTATAATCATAAAGCATAAAAGCATATGTTACCATTCCGTTTGCATCAAATGCGGGTATTATCAAATCTCCCTCACTTAAATTAATAAATTGTGTATCATTTGTGTAATCTTTAACACCCTCATCTTTCGAATAAACCGTTGTCATTTTTCCGCCATACATACATTCAATTTTTTGAGAAACTGTTTCTGTTATAGGATTTATAACATGGGAAACATCATTGACAATTAATATTTTGTCAGTTATGGTCATCTGTATATTGCTCGATGGTTTATCCTGCAACGGCATAGTATACACAACAAACGTAGGAACTACAGCATCTTGTTCATAGTATGCCGTTATTTTATAATCTCCTGCCGCAGTAAGATGAAAATATTCTGCACTTTCAAAATTCAAAACCTTATAGTAGTCATATCCATATGATGTCGATGCATCTGCGGGAGCAATGTCAGGAATGCCTATTACCTTGCAACCATTAAAAGGAGCAATATTAGTTCCTGCTTCATCAAATATTCCAAAAGAAATATTTGTATACGGAGTTCCTGAAGTTATTTCAGAATTTGTTGCTGAAAACATTGCAGAAGATGCTGCTCCCTTTGAAAACATAAGTTTTCTTGTATCAGGCACAGTATTTTCATTGTCAGGATTTTGGCGCTTATTTTTTGTTATTAAACTTCCTTCTATGCCGCTATCTGCACCAACTATTTTTTTAATCTTGCCATCAGAGGTTGTATAATACATAACAACCGTATGGAATAATTCAAGATTAAACGCCTTATAATTTGAAGTTGTTATATTAATCCCATTAAATTTAGCATTTTTTTGAAGTTCAACAAGTTGTAATTTAGAAGAACCTGTACCATTTAAATCTGTCATAATCATCGCTTTGAATTTATCCTTACCCGATGATTCCAAATCCGAAAAAAACTCTACAAACAACCCATAATGAACTCCATCACTTGTATTGCGTTTTGCTCTTGCAATTCTTCCGGTATGGTCTAAATACAAATCATAAAATTCACCTAAAGATACATTGTTTTCAAGGGTTGAATAAGCAAATTCCAAATTTTGAATTTCTTCAGTGTCATCTGTTTTAACCTTAAATTCATAGTTATTAGGCTCTCCTGAACACACTCCGTTAACAGCAGCACTAATCATATTATCGTTTACAATTATCTTTACTGCTTTTTCATTAGAGGCACCCTCAAAAATGCTAAGTGTATCTCCTTTTTGTAGTTCCTTATATTCAAAAGGTTTGCCGTCAATATCAACCAAAGAAAGTCTGCCATTTTGATATTCTTCATCATACGACAAAAACTCATTCTTATCGCTGTATACTTTAAACACACTTGAAGATTTACCTTCTACTACCATAGTTTTGTAACATTCTATTGCTACTAAGTCATATTTTCCGTCTTCATCACAATCCACAATGGTTAATGAACTTAAACCATAATTAATTCCTTCACTTATACGCTGCAAAAACTGACCTGTATTTTGAGTTGCATACTGACCGTTGTATATAACATCTGTTGCAAACTCTAATGAAATCTTTTTTTCTTTGTTGTTTACAATATATCTAATTTGATTGTCAATATAATATGGTCTGTTTTCATAACTTAAGGATAGCACATCATCCTCCAATTTTGGTTTTACAGATAAAAGTTGTTTTTTGTCTTTACCTTTTTCTTCAAGATAAAAACCTTCAACATTCCTTCCCAAAAGCGAATATGTGTCAAAATTTGTTTTAAATATCATATTGCCGATTACACTATTATTTACTATGATTTCATCTTTAGCTGCAAACATATTGTCATACATTGTGCTATAACGATTTCCAATAAGTCTGCCTTCAAACTTAACAGCGTGTTTATACTTTTCAGCAAGAGTAATACCACCCTTTTCATATTCTGCATCTGTTCCGTAAACAGTCTGTTCTAATGTGTCGGCAGTAAGTGCATTATAAAACATTATAACAACATCATATACTAAAAACTTGTCTTCTTTATTAACTACATTATCACTTAAACCAACTTGATTAGCTATTGACATATACCTATCTGCTTGATTTCCGAAATTCCATCCTAAAAGTGATACAAGTATTTTTGCTGCTTCCGAATAATCCATATACAAATAGCTGTTATGCAATTTTTCACTCATATAAATGTTAGAAATATCTTCATTTTCCACAAGAGCATCAAGCATTTTTGCAAATTGTGAATAACTTACCTTTTTCATCATATTTTCGGATGTATCAACAGGTATTTCAAGGCTATTAAGCACATCTGCACAAAAAGAGTATAAATCTGCATCATATTCGGCAGCATATACTGCAGGCATACTTAATCCTGTAATCATAATAGCTGATATCATCAATATACATATAAGTTTTTTCAAAATAGCACCCCCATTATTACAGCCCGCCTATAAAAGAAAGTATATTATACAAAATTACTGTCGCTTCTGCACGGGTTGCGGTTGATTCAGGGTTAAGGGTTCCGTTCTCGTTACCATTAACAATTCCAAGTTTCACTAACTTGTCTATTATATCTTTTGCATAATCAGCCACATCTTCACTGTCAGAGAATTTTTCAATGCCTTCCTTTTCTGGCAAAACAGTATCCTCTATTAACTGTGCACACATAACAAACATATCTTGCCTTGTAATATTTCTTCCGCTTCCAAATAAATCATTTCCAATTCCTTTTGTTATATTGTTTTGTGCAGCTGCAGCAACATATGGTGAATACCACGAATCCACGCTTACATCTTCAAATGGACTTACATCATTTATAGGTTCAATACCTTCAGCAACCACTATCATCTTTATAAATTCTTCACGGGTTACAAAATCATTTGGAGCAAAAATTAAATCGCCCTTACCCGAAATAATATCTCTCTCATATAGAGTTTCTATTGCGTCCTTCGCCCAATCAACCGAATCAATATCCGAAAAATATGACTTTTTATTTTCCTCAAGCTTTACAGGAGGTACCGGCACTTCAGCTTTAATTGATACACTTCCGCCTCCAAAACTAGCAGAATTGTTTGAAGAAGCGTAAACAGGAGTAGCATTTGTAATAAGCTGATTTACATACTGAATAAATTTAGCAATGCTTCTTTGAGGTGTATTTTTTATACTTTCATTTACAGTTGATTGATTAAGACCCAAACCATTATAGCCTGAAAAATTCAAACCGGTAAGAATATCTGTATGCGAATTTAACACTGCCGAAATATCCTTATGCATAAGTGTCTTTTTAATAAGATTATTAAGCACTGTTATTTTAAAGGCATCAGCATATTCCTCTGCAGAGCGAATATTCTTGTTATCAACTAAACTTAATTCATTTGCTAATTCTGTACATAAAGCTAATTTTTCATCATCAGTAAAACCATTATAATCGTTGTATACTGAAAGCAACTGCAATTCGTCTAATTTTAAGAGTCTTGTAATATCCGCAACACTTTCATTCGGATATATACCAGCTAATATTTCCTTTATGGAAGACGGTACTTTATCTTTTAAAAGAACCATTCTTAATGTTTCATCTGCAAAGTGCATTTTAAAATTATCAATA harbors:
- a CDS encoding ABC transporter substrate-binding protein yields the protein MKKKMLKKIVLAVCIAALAVTSIGCGDKEKTSDGGLEKVTIWTGDSHMKTDMLELVEKFNDTRGKELGVEIEYVVKEGNLSQTVEMAVASHQEPDMYSTWSMQKYYESGEIMAIDEIEGGQEYLDSLPEEALSSLKSKVNGKYYTVPYYINTFGIAYNVDMLKKNGFVDAGGNVVLPETFEELRAYAKKMTNEK
- a CDS encoding GH39 family glycosyl hydrolase; this encodes MIRLAETAHIKPKCAAQVEKSKLGIGFEKLDRAVFDPNKAYDKVAQLGVKWIRLQSGWQRTEKEKGVFDFAWLDEIVENIINRGLKPWMCLAYGNGLYTKEAAKVYGAIGVPPIETEEERNAWDRYVYELVKRYIGKVEYFEVWNEPNWFWTHIANEHQTNGKEYGEFVVRTSKAVKKANPNAKVIGGVESTGNIKFINDAFRVGIGDYIDFFSYHIYTPDDKKYIDRRELIRGMVNIHNPAIGIVQGETGAPSRSDGNGELSWGSWTPKKQAKVLARHAITDLAADIEFASYFSCVDMIEALSGFVGDKSSYMDYAYFGVLSAEFDEEGFSTGEYTPKPSYKALQAIASIFADDFEKVKLPFAVKPQESRFNIGVDVSENIISYGFKKPNGSYGFAYWYGSDIMTSDFFSTVTFETGISGKPKLVDLIDGTVYDLAENMVEFADGVTILKNIPINDYPLLLTFGNFFDAE
- a CDS encoding S-layer homology domain-containing protein, with protein sequence QTLSFSGNLGTAYAGKTVTAEILVPKTDASVNDVPQSTQGVSENVFLDIVKVTVEANGSVNSAYPIIVSESGTYRIIAKVDDKVFADETKFFSSKVDNDNFIKSIDLYDIDNAGLLAILEKEHRDQKIRYDETYYNMLSDESKLLLCTNLLAKKPFGNIDNFKMHFADETLRMVLLKDKVPSSIKEILAGIYPNESVADITRLLKLDELQLLSVYNDYNGFTDDEKLALCTELANELSLVDNKNIRSAEEYADAFKITVLNNLIKKTLMHKDISAVLNSHTDILTGLNFSGYNGLGLNQSTVNESIKNTPQRSIAKFIQYVNQLITNATPVYASSNNSASFGGGSVSIKAEVPVPPVKLEENKKSYFSDIDSVDWAKDAIETLYERDIISGKGDLIFAPNDFVTREEFIKMIVVAEGIEPINDVSPFEDVSVDSWYSPYVAAAAQNNITKGIGNDLFGSGRNITRQDMFVMCAQLIEDTVLPEKEGIEKFSDSEDVADYAKDIIDKLVKLGIVNGNENGTLNPESTATRAEATVILYNILSFIGGL